The Streptomyces kanamyceticus genome window below encodes:
- a CDS encoding tetratricopeptide repeat protein, protein MYVKAFAPEYQGELGSELSVNSSYEDVLRTAGRALDRAGGAAERARAALAVAEANRRLGRVDDAGAAWRQSYRSARSAGDAGAMSWALWSGGTLARQCGALPLARRLLARSVELAAGSGDRLAHGYALAGLAETGRIQGDYAAVAALHEELLEQGRAHGEARHMVWAMTGIAQMRRNTGDHAKALELFEESVRIATDADDARGRAWSLRGVADVLSLRGEPDRALDLLSEAEEVCRAMDLASALAYNHKMRGNVLYRDGRWAAAREIYAVALAEFTDMREPRGAALSRLGLAKCRARLGRDRAATLAELAALEADFARMGLRHARNMAVAFRAELTEPALSP, encoded by the coding sequence ATGTACGTGAAGGCATTCGCACCCGAGTACCAGGGCGAGTTGGGCTCGGAGCTGAGTGTGAACTCGTCCTACGAGGACGTCCTGCGAACGGCGGGCCGCGCGCTCGACCGCGCGGGCGGCGCGGCCGAACGGGCCCGTGCCGCCCTCGCGGTGGCCGAGGCGAACCGGCGGCTCGGCCGGGTGGACGACGCGGGCGCCGCCTGGCGGCAGAGCTACCGCAGCGCGCGGAGCGCGGGAGACGCGGGGGCCATGTCGTGGGCCCTGTGGAGCGGCGGCACCCTCGCCCGGCAGTGCGGCGCGCTGCCGCTCGCCCGGCGGCTGCTCGCCCGCTCCGTGGAGCTGGCCGCGGGCAGCGGCGACCGGCTCGCGCACGGCTACGCGCTCGCGGGCCTCGCGGAGACGGGACGCATCCAGGGCGACTACGCCGCGGTCGCCGCGCTCCACGAGGAGCTGCTCGAACAGGGGCGTGCGCACGGCGAGGCCAGGCACATGGTGTGGGCGATGACCGGCATAGCGCAGATGCGCCGCAACACCGGCGACCACGCCAAGGCCCTCGAACTGTTCGAGGAGTCCGTGCGGATCGCCACCGACGCGGACGACGCGCGGGGGCGCGCCTGGTCGCTGCGGGGCGTGGCCGACGTCCTCTCCCTGCGCGGCGAACCCGACCGCGCCCTCGACCTGCTGTCCGAGGCCGAGGAGGTCTGCCGCGCCATGGATCTGGCGAGCGCGCTCGCCTACAACCACAAGATGCGGGGCAACGTCCTCTACCGCGACGGGCGTTGGGCGGCGGCCCGCGAGATCTACGCCGTGGCCCTCGCGGAGTTCACGGACATGCGCGAACCGCGCGGCGCCGCCCTGTCCCGGCTCGGGCTCGCCAAGTGCCGCGCGCGGCTCGGCCGCGACCGCGCGGCCACGCTCGCCGAACTGGCCGCCCTGGAAGCCGACTTCGCCCGCATGGGGCTGCGGCACGCCCGTAACATGGCCGTCGCCTTCCGTGCCGAGTTGACCGAGCCCGCGCTCAGCCCGTGA